In Novipirellula artificiosorum, the genomic window GCTAAGCCACGGAGGGATCTCCGACCCGTCCGGGTTCGTTTTCGCACTGGTCCATTTTCGCATGTCCATCGATGTGACGTGCTCGCCATTGAGCACGACGTCGATTTGCTGGCCTTTGCAATAGACGGTCATCCGATTCCACTCGCCCGGTTTTTTGACCACTGATTGGTTGGCAGGCCAATGGCCAAAGATCGCTGCGCATTGCCAACTCCGCGGCTTTGACGACCACTCTTCGGCAAAGTCATCGGCAATTTGGATCTCGACGGAATTTGGAATCCAAGGGGGGGGAATCGATTTGGGGCCGTTATCGTAACTTTCTGCAAAATCTCTACAATGGCACGTCCGCTTGTAACTCAGCCGATCCGACTTGTCGCCTACGCATCCACGCCCCCCTCCCGAAAATGATTCTTAATGCCTAACGTTGCTGCCGATTTTAACGGACTTCATATCGCAGCCCTGGAAAGCCGGCGCGCAGACGATATGGCTCGACTGATCACTCGCCATGGGGGGGTCGCTCACGTCAGTGCGTCGATGCGTGAAGTTCCGATCGATCCGAACCGCGAGGCGATCGATTTTGCATACCGCGTCATGACGGGGCAAATCAGCACGATGATTCTGACCACCGGCGTCGGTTTTCGCTATTTTCTCAAAGCGATTGAGCGGCACCTGGACCAACAACGATTCCTGGATTCGTTGTCCGACATTGTGACGATCTGTCGCGGCCCCAAGCCCGCTGCCGCGATGAAAGAAGTTGGCTTGACACCCACCTATCGCGTGGGAGAACCCAACACGTGGCGAGAACTATTGCAGACGATCGACTCCAACGTCTCGATTGCGAACCAAAATGTGGGGCTGCAAGAGTATGGCGTTACCAACGCGTCCTTGGTCGCTGGGCTGGAAGCTCGCGGCGCCACGGTCGAACCGGTGCGAGTTTATGGATGGGAGTATCCTGAGGATACCGGACCGCTCGAGACCAACGTCCAGGCCTTGGCTGCAGGCCGACGCGACGTGTTGCTGCTAACCAGTGCCCACCAAGTGGTGAATTTGCTTCGTATGGCAGAGCAATTGAAGCTCACCGAACCGCTTCGGCAAGGTTTGCAGGGTACCGTGATCGCGTCGATCGGTCCAACAACCACTCAAATGGCTCATGAATGTGAGTTGCATGTCGACCTTGAACCCTCGTACCCCAAAATGGGGCATCTCGTCGTCGAAACAGCGGCACAATCGCAATCGCTGGTCGCAAACAAACGTCGTATCAAACCGCTAACACCTCATCAAAGCAAGCACGTGAATCCCCATCCATCCAACGATAGCCTTTTCATGAAAGCGTGTCGAAGCGAGCCCACCGAGCGGACGCCGGTTTGGTTGATGCGACAGGCAGGTCGGTACATGGCAGAGTACCGAGAGGTTCGTGCGAAGCAATCGTTCTTGGATCTGTGTGCCAACCCGAAATTATGTAGCGAAGTGATGTGTACCGCCGTCGATCGACTGGGCGTTGACGCGGCCATCATCTTCTCGGATTTGCTTCCGATCCTGGTGCCGATGGGATTTGACTTGGAGTTTGTCAAAGGGGATGGCCCGGTGATCCACAACCCAGTTCGCGTTGCCGCGGATGTCAATCGAGTGAAATCGCTTGAGCGACCGGATGAGCTTGGTTTTGTTTATGAAACCGTTCGCCAAACGCGGGCGGACCTTCCAGCTTCGATCCCGTTGATTGGCTTTGCGGGTGCGCCCTTTACGTTGGCCAGCTATGCCATCGAAGGAGGCGGAAGCCGACAGTACTCAAACACCAAACGATTGATGCATGCTGACAACCGAGCGTGGTCGGATTTGATGGATAAACTGTCGGATGCCATCACGATCTACTTGAACCACCAAATCGCCGCCGGAGCTCAATGTGTTCAGTTGTTCGACAGTTGGGCGGGCTGCCTTTCGCCAGCCGACTACACGACCTTCGTTTTGCCGTGGATGAAACGGATTATCGCAGGCATCGATCCCTCGGTCCCTGTGATCAACTTTGCGACCGGTAATCCAGAACTGCTGCCTTTACTGCGCGGCGACCGGCGAACGGTCGTGGGTGTCGATTGGCGAATTCCGCTCGATACGGCGTGGCAACGGATCGGACACGATTGTGCCGTTCAAGGCAACTTGGATCCGTCGGTCTTGTTGGCCGACCCCGATCTGATTCGCGGCGCCGTGGATCAACTGCTCGGATCGGTTGGCAATCGGCCTGGACATATTTTCAACCTTGGTCATGGCGTCTTGAAAGAGACGCCCGTCGAGCACGCGATCGCACTTGTCGAAAGCGTCAAAGATCTGAGTCAGCGCCCTTAGTTTGCCATCAAGAAGGGGCTGACCCACGGATGCCTGCCAGCAAAATCATCTGCCCATTTTGTTCGTTGCACTGTGACGACCGGTTTCTCGAGCCGGCCGCCCAAGGGGCATGGGAGGTCGACACCGATTGCCCGAAGGCGGCAGGGGAATTTGCGCGGGCACTCAACACTGCGCCGGTGGCCCGAGTCGACAGCTCCGACGCGACGGTCAATCAAGTCGCGACGTTTGTCGCAGAGCAGTTTTCATCAAGACCGATTCTCAACGTGGTGACGGCGGGGACCGACCTTGCAACGGCTCGACACTTGCAAGGCATGGCGTCGGCGGGGAAAATTCAGCTGCTGATCGATGATTGCCCCTCCGCGACCGCGTGGCGAACTGCAAGCGGTCGCGAAGGAAGTGTCACCGCTACGTTGGCTGACATCCGCGGGCACGCGGATCTGGTCTGGGCTCTGGGAGATGTGGAACGAAGCCATCCAAAACTGCTTCAGCGAATTGATGCCGGAGCCAAGCAGGGAATCCTAACCGAGCGTTTGACCGCGACGGCGGTTGCCAATCTCTTCGCATCAATTCGGTCGGGCAAACCGATGGGAACCGCACAATCCATCCGAGAGGCCAAGTACCTTGCGATCCTGGTTGGCGAGGGGGCGTTCGAATCCGATGAAGCGATCGAGACCGCAGAGTTACTCGCCAAACTACTGTGGTTTCTCAACCAGACTCATCGAGCGGTTGTCTTGAGCCTTGATCCTGCGGCGACCAATCGAAGTGTCTCCGCCTGGCAAACCAATACCACGCTTGAGAATCTATCGGACGACCGTTGGTTCTCCACGCCGATCGATGTGCGCATCGGTAACCGCTATCATCACCCTCGCACCGCGATCGTTCAGATCGGAGGCTCCGACCCAGGCCCCGATCATGCAACCGCCTACATGCCGGCGCGGACGATCGGAGTCGACCAAGCAGGTGTCGTCATCCGCGGCGACTCGACGGTGACGCTGCCGCTTGAAGCCATCACCGATCGTAACCTATCGCTCGCGATTGAGTGGTTGCAGCGTTGGCTCTAGCCTTGGCAAATCATTTGGGCCGCCATGATTCCGACCGCTCAATTCGAACTCAAATTTTGATCCGACATGGTACCCCACGCACTGGTCGGGCATCGCACACCAAATCGCCCCGGTTGCCGCGTCTCCGGTGCAATGTGCAGGTCCAATGATCGCCGGTTCAAACCGCTTCAGTTCACGCACCGTTGCCTTGATCCGGTCGCGAGACGCGTTGATCAAGTGCATTCCACCAAACACCGCGTGAAGCGGACGGTGGTTCGTTAGCGAGTCGATGTACTTCAACGTATTGATGACGCCTGCATGAGCACACCCCAATAACACGACGGTGCCTTCGGGTGAATCGAAGTACAACGCTTGATCATCTCGCAAAGGATCATGGTCGGTGCAACCATCATCCAAGAAAAAGGTTTCCGGATCGGCTTCAAAGTCAACGGTACGCGGTACCTCGCCCGTAGCAAAGAGTCCTGGGAAAATCTCGGTCGGTTTCTCGGTCGCAACCAGCGGGTTTCTCAGCCGGTGAAGGGCGAGTTGAGTGGATTCGGTCAAGCCCACATCCCGGACCGTCCGCCGCCCGGCGTGTTGGCTGTATTTCGGTGCAAAAGCATCAGGATGAGCAAACAGTTTTACCCGAGTGTTTTGGTGGATGACTTCGGGCAACCCGCCGGTGTGATCGTAGTGGCCATGACTGAGTACCACTGCATCGACTTGCGTTAGCCGCAGCCCAAGTTTCTTTGCATTCGCTGCGAGCACGACACCCTGGCCCGTGTCGAACAAGACGCGTTGATCGCCATACTCAATCCACACGGCCAATCCATGTTCCGCTAAGATCCCTGGGCCACGGGCTGTATTCTCAACAAGGACCGTGATCTTTGCCTGTGCCCGAGATCCTTCTTTTGC contains:
- a CDS encoding MBL fold metallo-hydrolase, which produces MKVAAKEGSRAQAKITVLVENTARGPGILAEHGLAVWIEYGDQRVLFDTGQGVVLAANAKKLGLRLTQVDAVVLSHGHYDHTGGLPEVIHQNTRVKLFAHPDAFAPKYSQHAGRRTVRDVGLTESTQLALHRLRNPLVATEKPTEIFPGLFATGEVPRTVDFEADPETFFLDDGCTDHDPLRDDQALYFDSPEGTVVLLGCAHAGVINTLKYIDSLTNHRPLHAVFGGMHLINASRDRIKATVRELKRFEPAIIGPAHCTGDAATGAIWCAMPDQCVGYHVGSKFEFELSGRNHGGPNDLPRLEPTLQPLNRER
- a CDS encoding 3-keto-disaccharide hydrolase is translated as MSYKRTCHCRDFAESYDNGPKSIPPPWIPNSVEIQIADDFAEEWSSKPRSWQCAAIFGHWPANQSVVKKPGEWNRMTVYCKGQQIDVVLNGEHVTSMDMRKWTSAKTNPDGSEIPPWLSRPFSTLATKGRVGLQGKHAGAPIWFRNVKIKAFD
- a CDS encoding molybdopterin-binding domain-containing protein, giving the protein MPASKIICPFCSLHCDDRFLEPAAQGAWEVDTDCPKAAGEFARALNTAPVARVDSSDATVNQVATFVAEQFSSRPILNVVTAGTDLATARHLQGMASAGKIQLLIDDCPSATAWRTASGREGSVTATLADIRGHADLVWALGDVERSHPKLLQRIDAGAKQGILTERLTATAVANLFASIRSGKPMGTAQSIREAKYLAILVGEGAFESDEAIETAELLAKLLWFLNQTHRAVVLSLDPAATNRSVSAWQTNTTLENLSDDRWFSTPIDVRIGNRYHHPRTAIVQIGGSDPGPDHATAYMPARTIGVDQAGVVIRGDSTVTLPLEAITDRNLSLAIEWLQRWL
- the hemE gene encoding uroporphyrinogen decarboxylase → MPNVAADFNGLHIAALESRRADDMARLITRHGGVAHVSASMREVPIDPNREAIDFAYRVMTGQISTMILTTGVGFRYFLKAIERHLDQQRFLDSLSDIVTICRGPKPAAAMKEVGLTPTYRVGEPNTWRELLQTIDSNVSIANQNVGLQEYGVTNASLVAGLEARGATVEPVRVYGWEYPEDTGPLETNVQALAAGRRDVLLLTSAHQVVNLLRMAEQLKLTEPLRQGLQGTVIASIGPTTTQMAHECELHVDLEPSYPKMGHLVVETAAQSQSLVANKRRIKPLTPHQSKHVNPHPSNDSLFMKACRSEPTERTPVWLMRQAGRYMAEYREVRAKQSFLDLCANPKLCSEVMCTAVDRLGVDAAIIFSDLLPILVPMGFDLEFVKGDGPVIHNPVRVAADVNRVKSLERPDELGFVYETVRQTRADLPASIPLIGFAGAPFTLASYAIEGGGSRQYSNTKRLMHADNRAWSDLMDKLSDAITIYLNHQIAAGAQCVQLFDSWAGCLSPADYTTFVLPWMKRIIAGIDPSVPVINFATGNPELLPLLRGDRRTVVGVDWRIPLDTAWQRIGHDCAVQGNLDPSVLLADPDLIRGAVDQLLGSVGNRPGHIFNLGHGVLKETPVEHAIALVESVKDLSQRP